From Oncorhynchus clarkii lewisi isolate Uvic-CL-2024 chromosome 26, UVic_Ocla_1.0, whole genome shotgun sequence, the proteins below share one genomic window:
- the LOC139384941 gene encoding rho family-interacting cell polarization regulator 1-like isoform X5, protein MFTGSTKNPTPKIPQPERLDEVYSALRRGLQSFLQVHQLELDSLGQQIRESKRNGRLGSLYELDKQVKAIERFMRRLEFHLSKVEELYDAYCMQRRLRDGASKMVAAFNSATGSKEARESLNEANRGYREYTEHMCSLESELENQMGEFHIKMKGLVGYARLCAGDQYEVLMRYGRQRWRMKGRVEVSSKQVWDSEDNVFLPLITELLSIKVTELKSLANHVVVGSVSCETLDLFCPLPQTVAVDINDLGTVKLNLEVNWSPFDKDDQTSSSSTVSKRFLSNQSPPDTPSMREQVFYSLLRRPGELENGTVWSNSSESSDDSSSPAMGHTHRMMATHSLQTTPTIQISFNPRQSSVSTPSLSSNHEEGEPGTTKGFGETDSVKCTLLNGHLKCSRSLSHISERAIDCASTNRLSDQSVESSETPESLPRLDLEGSYVASHCSNQDMHEALDLPESGGPESCVSTPVDQGDAPPASTLQVEKPRAGVEPLPTDRVLGEGLREEKSSTEHNHRLQSTQPQELTLPEETVTGRSHSRSSSFTQEVETALESFDFLNCSDLDDDEEEEKEQEEDEQERDEKEKEDKTRDSADRSAFSSLMYQALTELILPSSVWKAECSDECEDDVIEIIVEAPEGFRNEDCPPVDADCSSEEESSEQLQASSETRDEQEEEKEKVEDKKEEEQITEKDIPARQEHGDEASCDEEPRSIPSIMATTVL, encoded by the exons ATGTTTACAGGTTCTACCAAGAACCCAACCCCTAAAATACCTCAGCCTGAGCGGCTGGACGAGGTGTACTCTGCACTGAGGAGAGGCCTaca GTCATTCCTGCAGGTCCACCAGCTGGAGCTGGACAGCCTGGGGCAGCAgatcagagagagcaagagaaatgGCCGTCTG GGGTCTCTGTATGAGTTGGATAAG CAAGTGAAGGCCATAGAGAGATTTATGCGTCGCTTAGAGTTCCACCTCAGCAAG GTAGAGGAGCTGTACGATGCTTACTGTATGCAGCGGCGGCTGAGGGATGGGGCCAGCAAGATGGTGGCAGCCTTTAACTCTGCCACAGGGAGCAAGGAGGCACGGGAGAGCCTGAATGAGGCCAACAGGGGCTACAGGGAGTACACTGAG CACATGTGTTCCCTGGAGAGTGAACTGGAGAACCAGATGGGAGAGTTTCATATCAAGATGAAAG GTCTGGTTGGCTATGCACGGTTGTGTGCAGGAGACCAATATGAG GTCCTGATGCGTTACGGCCGTCAGCGCTGGCGGATGAAAGGTCGTGTGGAGGTCAGCAGTAAACAAGTGTGGGACAGTGAGGACAATGTCTTCCTGCCTCTCATCACAGAGCTCCTGTCAATCAAG GTGACTGAGCTGAAGAGCTTGGCCAATCACGTGGTGGTTGGCAGTGTGTCTTGTGAGACACTTGACCTGTTCTGTCCGCTGCCTCAGACGGTTGCCGTGGATATCAACGACTTGGGGACAGTAAAACTGAACCTAGAGGTCAACTGGAG tccgtTTGATAAAGATGACCAGACCTCATCCTCCAGTACGGTTTCCAAGCGCTTTTTGTCCAATCAGAGCCCTCCAGACACCCCTTCCATGCGCGAGCAGGTGTTTTAT TCTCTATTGAGGAGACCAGGGGAGCTGGAGAATGGTACAGTCTGGTCAAACTCCTCTGAATCATCAGACGACTCTTCCAGCCCAGccatgggacacacacacaggatgatgGCCACTCACAGCCTGCAGACCACACCCACTATCCAGATCTCCTTCAACCCCCGCCAATCAAGCGTCTCtaccccatccctctcttccaATCATGAGGAAGGGGAGCCAGGCACCACCAAGGGATTTGGCGAAACAGACTCTGTGAAGTGTACACTGCTGAATGGCCATTTGAAGTGTTCTCGATCTCTCAGCCATATCAGTGAGAGAGCCATAGACTGTGCTTCGACTAACAGGTTGTCTGACCAATCAGTTGAATCCTCTGAAACGCCAGAATCCCTACCCCGCTTAGACCTTGAAGGCTCCTATGTGGCTTCTCACTGCTCTAACCAGGACATGCATGAAGCCTTGGACTTGCCTGAATCTGGGGGCCCAGAGTCATGCGTTTCAACCCCAGTGGATCAGGGTGATGCTCCTCCGGCCTCAACACTGCAGGTTGAGAAGCCTAGGGCTGGAGTAGAGCCTCTTCCCACAGACCGTGTACTgggagagggactgagggaggaAAAGTCCTCCACGGAACACAATCACAGACTCCAATCTACCCAGCCACAAGAGCTAACGCTACCAGAAGAGACAGTGACT GGTCGATCTCACAGTAGGTCCTCCAGCTTCACTCAGGAAGTTGAGACTGCCCTGGAGAGCTTTGATTTTCTCAACTGCTCTGAccttgatgatgatgaagaagaggagaaagaacaagaagaagatgaacaggagagggatgagaaggagaaggaagacaagacaaggGACTCTGCTGATAGGTCAGCATTCTCTTCTCTTATGTATCAGGCTCTAACTGAACTCATCCTGCCATCTAGTGTTTGGAAAGCGGAATG TAGTGATGAGTGTGAGGACGATGTTATAGAAATCATTGTCGAGGCCCCTGAAGGCTTCCGGAATGAGGACTGTCCTCCTGTAGATGCAGACTGCAGCTCTGAG GAGGAGAGTAGCGAGCAGCTGCAGGCCTCCAGTGAGACAAGGGATGAGCAGGAGGAAGAAAAGGAGAAAGTGGAAGacaagaaggaggaggagcagattACAGagaaggacatccctgccaggcAGGAGCATG GTGATGAGGCATCCTGTGATGAGGAACCCCGCTCCATCCCCAGCATAATGGCCACCACTGTCCTTTAA
- the LOC139384941 gene encoding rho family-interacting cell polarization regulator 1-like isoform X9, producing the protein MFTGSTKNPTPKIPQPERLDEVYSALRRGLQSFLQVHQLELDSLGQQIRESKRNGRLGSLYELDKQVKAIERFMRRLEFHLSKVEELYDAYCMQRRLRDGASKMVAAFNSATGSKEARESLNEANRGYREYTEHMCSLESELENQMGEFHIKMKGLVGYARLCAGDQYEVLMRYGRQRWRMKGRVEVSSKQVWDSEDNVFLPLITELLSIKVTELKSLANHVVVGSVSCETLDLFCPLPQTVAVDINDLGTVKLNLEVNWSPFDKDDQTSSSSTVSKRFLSNQSPPDTPSMREQVFYSLLRRPGELENGTVWSNSSESSDDSSSPAMGHTHRMMATHSLQTTPTIQISFNPRQSSVSTPSLSSNHEEGEPGTTKGFGETDSVKCTLLNGHLKCSRSLSHISERAIDCASTNRLSDQSVESSETPESLPRLDLEGSYVASHCSNQDMHEALDLPESGGPESCVSTPVDQGDAPPASTLQVEKPRAGVEPLPTDRVLGEGLREEKSSTEHNHRLQSTQPQELTLPEETVTGRSHSRSSSFTQEVETALESFDFLNCSDLDDDEEEEKEQEEDEQERDEKEKEDKTRDSADSDECEDDVIEIIVEAPEGFRNEDCPPVDADCSSEEESSEQLQASSETRDEQEEEKEKVEDKKEEEQITEKDIPARQEHGDEASCDEEPRSIPSIMATTVL; encoded by the exons ATGTTTACAGGTTCTACCAAGAACCCAACCCCTAAAATACCTCAGCCTGAGCGGCTGGACGAGGTGTACTCTGCACTGAGGAGAGGCCTaca GTCATTCCTGCAGGTCCACCAGCTGGAGCTGGACAGCCTGGGGCAGCAgatcagagagagcaagagaaatgGCCGTCTG GGGTCTCTGTATGAGTTGGATAAG CAAGTGAAGGCCATAGAGAGATTTATGCGTCGCTTAGAGTTCCACCTCAGCAAG GTAGAGGAGCTGTACGATGCTTACTGTATGCAGCGGCGGCTGAGGGATGGGGCCAGCAAGATGGTGGCAGCCTTTAACTCTGCCACAGGGAGCAAGGAGGCACGGGAGAGCCTGAATGAGGCCAACAGGGGCTACAGGGAGTACACTGAG CACATGTGTTCCCTGGAGAGTGAACTGGAGAACCAGATGGGAGAGTTTCATATCAAGATGAAAG GTCTGGTTGGCTATGCACGGTTGTGTGCAGGAGACCAATATGAG GTCCTGATGCGTTACGGCCGTCAGCGCTGGCGGATGAAAGGTCGTGTGGAGGTCAGCAGTAAACAAGTGTGGGACAGTGAGGACAATGTCTTCCTGCCTCTCATCACAGAGCTCCTGTCAATCAAG GTGACTGAGCTGAAGAGCTTGGCCAATCACGTGGTGGTTGGCAGTGTGTCTTGTGAGACACTTGACCTGTTCTGTCCGCTGCCTCAGACGGTTGCCGTGGATATCAACGACTTGGGGACAGTAAAACTGAACCTAGAGGTCAACTGGAG tccgtTTGATAAAGATGACCAGACCTCATCCTCCAGTACGGTTTCCAAGCGCTTTTTGTCCAATCAGAGCCCTCCAGACACCCCTTCCATGCGCGAGCAGGTGTTTTAT TCTCTATTGAGGAGACCAGGGGAGCTGGAGAATGGTACAGTCTGGTCAAACTCCTCTGAATCATCAGACGACTCTTCCAGCCCAGccatgggacacacacacaggatgatgGCCACTCACAGCCTGCAGACCACACCCACTATCCAGATCTCCTTCAACCCCCGCCAATCAAGCGTCTCtaccccatccctctcttccaATCATGAGGAAGGGGAGCCAGGCACCACCAAGGGATTTGGCGAAACAGACTCTGTGAAGTGTACACTGCTGAATGGCCATTTGAAGTGTTCTCGATCTCTCAGCCATATCAGTGAGAGAGCCATAGACTGTGCTTCGACTAACAGGTTGTCTGACCAATCAGTTGAATCCTCTGAAACGCCAGAATCCCTACCCCGCTTAGACCTTGAAGGCTCCTATGTGGCTTCTCACTGCTCTAACCAGGACATGCATGAAGCCTTGGACTTGCCTGAATCTGGGGGCCCAGAGTCATGCGTTTCAACCCCAGTGGATCAGGGTGATGCTCCTCCGGCCTCAACACTGCAGGTTGAGAAGCCTAGGGCTGGAGTAGAGCCTCTTCCCACAGACCGTGTACTgggagagggactgagggaggaAAAGTCCTCCACGGAACACAATCACAGACTCCAATCTACCCAGCCACAAGAGCTAACGCTACCAGAAGAGACAGTGACT GGTCGATCTCACAGTAGGTCCTCCAGCTTCACTCAGGAAGTTGAGACTGCCCTGGAGAGCTTTGATTTTCTCAACTGCTCTGAccttgatgatgatgaagaagaggagaaagaacaagaagaagatgaacaggagagggatgagaaggagaaggaagacaagacaaggGACTCTGCTGATAG TGATGAGTGTGAGGACGATGTTATAGAAATCATTGTCGAGGCCCCTGAAGGCTTCCGGAATGAGGACTGTCCTCCTGTAGATGCAGACTGCAGCTCTGAG GAGGAGAGTAGCGAGCAGCTGCAGGCCTCCAGTGAGACAAGGGATGAGCAGGAGGAAGAAAAGGAGAAAGTGGAAGacaagaaggaggaggagcagattACAGagaaggacatccctgccaggcAGGAGCATG GTGATGAGGCATCCTGTGATGAGGAACCCCGCTCCATCCCCAGCATAATGGCCACCACTGTCCTTTAA
- the LOC139384941 gene encoding rho family-interacting cell polarization regulator 1-like isoform X7 produces the protein MFTGSTKNPTPKIPQPERLDEVYSALRRGLQSFLQVHQLELDSLGQQIRESKRNGRLGSLYELDKQVKAIERFMRRLEFHLSKVEELYDAYCMQRRLRDGASKMVAAFNSATGSKEARESLNEANRGYREYTEHMCSLESELENQMGEFHIKMKGLVGYARLCAGDQYEVLMRYGRQRWRMKGRVEVSSKQVWDSEDNVFLPLITELLSIKVTELKSLANHVVVGSVSCETLDLFCPLPQTVAVDINDLGTVKLNLEVNWSPFDKDDQTSSSSTVSKRFLSNQSPPDTPSMREQVFYSLLRRPGELENGTVWSNSSESSDDSSSPAMGHTHRMMATHSLQTTPTIQISFNPRQSSVSTPSLSSNHEEGEPGTTKGFGETDSVKCTLLNGHLKCSRSLSHISERAIDCASTNRLSDQSVESSETPESLPRLDLEGSYVASHCSNQDMHEALDLPESGGPESCVSTPVDQGDAPPASTLQVEKPRAGVEPLPTDRVLGEGLREEKSSTEHNHRLQSTQPQELTLPEETVTGRSHSRSSSFTQEVETALESFDFLNCSDLDDDEEEEKEQEEDEQERDEKEKEDKTRDSADSSDECEDDVIEIIVEAPEGFRNEDCPPVDADCSSEEESSEQLQASSETRDEQEEEKEKVEDKKEEEQITEKDIPARQEHGDEASCDEEPRSIPSIMATTVL, from the exons ATGTTTACAGGTTCTACCAAGAACCCAACCCCTAAAATACCTCAGCCTGAGCGGCTGGACGAGGTGTACTCTGCACTGAGGAGAGGCCTaca GTCATTCCTGCAGGTCCACCAGCTGGAGCTGGACAGCCTGGGGCAGCAgatcagagagagcaagagaaatgGCCGTCTG GGGTCTCTGTATGAGTTGGATAAG CAAGTGAAGGCCATAGAGAGATTTATGCGTCGCTTAGAGTTCCACCTCAGCAAG GTAGAGGAGCTGTACGATGCTTACTGTATGCAGCGGCGGCTGAGGGATGGGGCCAGCAAGATGGTGGCAGCCTTTAACTCTGCCACAGGGAGCAAGGAGGCACGGGAGAGCCTGAATGAGGCCAACAGGGGCTACAGGGAGTACACTGAG CACATGTGTTCCCTGGAGAGTGAACTGGAGAACCAGATGGGAGAGTTTCATATCAAGATGAAAG GTCTGGTTGGCTATGCACGGTTGTGTGCAGGAGACCAATATGAG GTCCTGATGCGTTACGGCCGTCAGCGCTGGCGGATGAAAGGTCGTGTGGAGGTCAGCAGTAAACAAGTGTGGGACAGTGAGGACAATGTCTTCCTGCCTCTCATCACAGAGCTCCTGTCAATCAAG GTGACTGAGCTGAAGAGCTTGGCCAATCACGTGGTGGTTGGCAGTGTGTCTTGTGAGACACTTGACCTGTTCTGTCCGCTGCCTCAGACGGTTGCCGTGGATATCAACGACTTGGGGACAGTAAAACTGAACCTAGAGGTCAACTGGAG tccgtTTGATAAAGATGACCAGACCTCATCCTCCAGTACGGTTTCCAAGCGCTTTTTGTCCAATCAGAGCCCTCCAGACACCCCTTCCATGCGCGAGCAGGTGTTTTAT TCTCTATTGAGGAGACCAGGGGAGCTGGAGAATGGTACAGTCTGGTCAAACTCCTCTGAATCATCAGACGACTCTTCCAGCCCAGccatgggacacacacacaggatgatgGCCACTCACAGCCTGCAGACCACACCCACTATCCAGATCTCCTTCAACCCCCGCCAATCAAGCGTCTCtaccccatccctctcttccaATCATGAGGAAGGGGAGCCAGGCACCACCAAGGGATTTGGCGAAACAGACTCTGTGAAGTGTACACTGCTGAATGGCCATTTGAAGTGTTCTCGATCTCTCAGCCATATCAGTGAGAGAGCCATAGACTGTGCTTCGACTAACAGGTTGTCTGACCAATCAGTTGAATCCTCTGAAACGCCAGAATCCCTACCCCGCTTAGACCTTGAAGGCTCCTATGTGGCTTCTCACTGCTCTAACCAGGACATGCATGAAGCCTTGGACTTGCCTGAATCTGGGGGCCCAGAGTCATGCGTTTCAACCCCAGTGGATCAGGGTGATGCTCCTCCGGCCTCAACACTGCAGGTTGAGAAGCCTAGGGCTGGAGTAGAGCCTCTTCCCACAGACCGTGTACTgggagagggactgagggaggaAAAGTCCTCCACGGAACACAATCACAGACTCCAATCTACCCAGCCACAAGAGCTAACGCTACCAGAAGAGACAGTGACT GGTCGATCTCACAGTAGGTCCTCCAGCTTCACTCAGGAAGTTGAGACTGCCCTGGAGAGCTTTGATTTTCTCAACTGCTCTGAccttgatgatgatgaagaagaggagaaagaacaagaagaagatgaacaggagagggatgagaaggagaaggaagacaagacaaggGACTCTGCTGATAG TAGTGATGAGTGTGAGGACGATGTTATAGAAATCATTGTCGAGGCCCCTGAAGGCTTCCGGAATGAGGACTGTCCTCCTGTAGATGCAGACTGCAGCTCTGAG GAGGAGAGTAGCGAGCAGCTGCAGGCCTCCAGTGAGACAAGGGATGAGCAGGAGGAAGAAAAGGAGAAAGTGGAAGacaagaaggaggaggagcagattACAGagaaggacatccctgccaggcAGGAGCATG GTGATGAGGCATCCTGTGATGAGGAACCCCGCTCCATCCCCAGCATAATGGCCACCACTGTCCTTTAA
- the LOC139384941 gene encoding rho family-interacting cell polarization regulator 1-like isoform X1: protein MFTGSTKNPTPKIPQPERLDEVYSALRRGLQSFLQVHQLELDSLGQQIRESKRNGRLGSLYELDKQVKAIERFMRRLEFHLSKVEELYDAYCMQRRLRDGASKMVAAFNSATGSKEARESLNEANRGYREYTEHMCSLESELENQMGEFHIKMKGLVGYARLCAGDQYEVLMRYGRQRWRMKGRVEVSSKQVWDSEDNVFLPLITELLSIKVTELKSLANHVVVGSVSCETLDLFCPLPQTVAVDINDLGTVKLNLEVNWSPFDKDDQTSSSSTVSKRFLSNQSPPDTPSMREQVFYSISPRSRARLGQRWSTLEVFRDTLADRLSPPSRVHSQLSLLRRPGELENGTVWSNSSESSDDSSSPAMGHTHRMMATHSLQTTPTIQISFNPRQSSVSTPSLSSNHEEGEPGTTKGFGETDSVKCTLLNGHLKCSRSLSHISERAIDCASTNRLSDQSVESSETPESLPRLDLEGSYVASHCSNQDMHEALDLPESGGPESCVSTPVDQGDAPPASTLQVEKPRAGVEPLPTDRVLGEGLREEKSSTEHNHRLQSTQPQELTLPEETVTGRSHSRSSSFTQEVETALESFDFLNCSDLDDDEEEEKEQEEDEQERDEKEKEDKTRDSADRSAFSSLMYQALTELILPSSVWKAECSDECEDDVIEIIVEAPEGFRNEDCPPVDADCSSEEESSEQLQASSETRDEQEEEKEKVEDKKEEEQITEKDIPARQEHGDEASCDEEPRSIPSIMATTVL from the exons ATGTTTACAGGTTCTACCAAGAACCCAACCCCTAAAATACCTCAGCCTGAGCGGCTGGACGAGGTGTACTCTGCACTGAGGAGAGGCCTaca GTCATTCCTGCAGGTCCACCAGCTGGAGCTGGACAGCCTGGGGCAGCAgatcagagagagcaagagaaatgGCCGTCTG GGGTCTCTGTATGAGTTGGATAAG CAAGTGAAGGCCATAGAGAGATTTATGCGTCGCTTAGAGTTCCACCTCAGCAAG GTAGAGGAGCTGTACGATGCTTACTGTATGCAGCGGCGGCTGAGGGATGGGGCCAGCAAGATGGTGGCAGCCTTTAACTCTGCCACAGGGAGCAAGGAGGCACGGGAGAGCCTGAATGAGGCCAACAGGGGCTACAGGGAGTACACTGAG CACATGTGTTCCCTGGAGAGTGAACTGGAGAACCAGATGGGAGAGTTTCATATCAAGATGAAAG GTCTGGTTGGCTATGCACGGTTGTGTGCAGGAGACCAATATGAG GTCCTGATGCGTTACGGCCGTCAGCGCTGGCGGATGAAAGGTCGTGTGGAGGTCAGCAGTAAACAAGTGTGGGACAGTGAGGACAATGTCTTCCTGCCTCTCATCACAGAGCTCCTGTCAATCAAG GTGACTGAGCTGAAGAGCTTGGCCAATCACGTGGTGGTTGGCAGTGTGTCTTGTGAGACACTTGACCTGTTCTGTCCGCTGCCTCAGACGGTTGCCGTGGATATCAACGACTTGGGGACAGTAAAACTGAACCTAGAGGTCAACTGGAG tccgtTTGATAAAGATGACCAGACCTCATCCTCCAGTACGGTTTCCAAGCGCTTTTTGTCCAATCAGAGCCCTCCAGACACCCCTTCCATGCGCGAGCAGGTGTTTTAT AGCATTTCTCCTCGGAGCAGGGCCAGACTGGGCCAACGCTGGTCAACGTTGGAGGTGTTCCGTGACACCTTGGCAGACAGGCTCTCTCCACCCAGCCGCGTCCACTCACAGTTG TCTCTATTGAGGAGACCAGGGGAGCTGGAGAATGGTACAGTCTGGTCAAACTCCTCTGAATCATCAGACGACTCTTCCAGCCCAGccatgggacacacacacaggatgatgGCCACTCACAGCCTGCAGACCACACCCACTATCCAGATCTCCTTCAACCCCCGCCAATCAAGCGTCTCtaccccatccctctcttccaATCATGAGGAAGGGGAGCCAGGCACCACCAAGGGATTTGGCGAAACAGACTCTGTGAAGTGTACACTGCTGAATGGCCATTTGAAGTGTTCTCGATCTCTCAGCCATATCAGTGAGAGAGCCATAGACTGTGCTTCGACTAACAGGTTGTCTGACCAATCAGTTGAATCCTCTGAAACGCCAGAATCCCTACCCCGCTTAGACCTTGAAGGCTCCTATGTGGCTTCTCACTGCTCTAACCAGGACATGCATGAAGCCTTGGACTTGCCTGAATCTGGGGGCCCAGAGTCATGCGTTTCAACCCCAGTGGATCAGGGTGATGCTCCTCCGGCCTCAACACTGCAGGTTGAGAAGCCTAGGGCTGGAGTAGAGCCTCTTCCCACAGACCGTGTACTgggagagggactgagggaggaAAAGTCCTCCACGGAACACAATCACAGACTCCAATCTACCCAGCCACAAGAGCTAACGCTACCAGAAGAGACAGTGACT GGTCGATCTCACAGTAGGTCCTCCAGCTTCACTCAGGAAGTTGAGACTGCCCTGGAGAGCTTTGATTTTCTCAACTGCTCTGAccttgatgatgatgaagaagaggagaaagaacaagaagaagatgaacaggagagggatgagaaggagaaggaagacaagacaaggGACTCTGCTGATAGGTCAGCATTCTCTTCTCTTATGTATCAGGCTCTAACTGAACTCATCCTGCCATCTAGTGTTTGGAAAGCGGAATG TAGTGATGAGTGTGAGGACGATGTTATAGAAATCATTGTCGAGGCCCCTGAAGGCTTCCGGAATGAGGACTGTCCTCCTGTAGATGCAGACTGCAGCTCTGAG GAGGAGAGTAGCGAGCAGCTGCAGGCCTCCAGTGAGACAAGGGATGAGCAGGAGGAAGAAAAGGAGAAAGTGGAAGacaagaaggaggaggagcagattACAGagaaggacatccctgccaggcAGGAGCATG GTGATGAGGCATCCTGTGATGAGGAACCCCGCTCCATCCCCAGCATAATGGCCACCACTGTCCTTTAA
- the LOC139384941 gene encoding rho family-interacting cell polarization regulator 1-like isoform X4, which translates to MFTGSTKNPTPKIPQPERLDEVYSALRRGLQSFLQVHQLELDSLGQQIRESKRNGRLGSLYELDKQVKAIERFMRRLEFHLSKVEELYDAYCMQRRLRDGASKMVAAFNSATGSKEARESLNEANRGYREYTEHMCSLESELENQMGEFHIKMKGLVGYARLCAGDQYEVLMRYGRQRWRMKGRVEVSSKQVWDSEDNVFLPLITELLSIKVTELKSLANHVVVGSVSCETLDLFCPLPQTVAVDINDLGTVKLNLEVNWSPFDKDDQTSSSSTVSKRFLSNQSPPDTPSMREQVFYSISPRSRARLGQRWSTLEVFRDTLADRLSPPSRVHSQLSLLRRPGELENGTVWSNSSESSDDSSSPAMGHTHRMMATHSLQTTPTIQISFNPRQSSVSTPSLSSNHEEGEPGTTKGFGETDSVKCTLLNGHLKCSRSLSHISERAIDCASTNRLSDQSVESSETPESLPRLDLEGSYVASHCSNQDMHEALDLPESGGPESCVSTPVDQGDAPPASTLQVEKPRAGVEPLPTDRVLGEGLREEKSSTEHNHRLQSTQPQELTLPEETVTGRSHSRSSSFTQEVETALESFDFLNCSDLDDDEEEEKEQEEDEQERDEKEKEDKTRDSADSDECEDDVIEIIVEAPEGFRNEDCPPVDADCSSEEESSEQLQASSETRDEQEEEKEKVEDKKEEEQITEKDIPARQEHGDEASCDEEPRSIPSIMATTVL; encoded by the exons ATGTTTACAGGTTCTACCAAGAACCCAACCCCTAAAATACCTCAGCCTGAGCGGCTGGACGAGGTGTACTCTGCACTGAGGAGAGGCCTaca GTCATTCCTGCAGGTCCACCAGCTGGAGCTGGACAGCCTGGGGCAGCAgatcagagagagcaagagaaatgGCCGTCTG GGGTCTCTGTATGAGTTGGATAAG CAAGTGAAGGCCATAGAGAGATTTATGCGTCGCTTAGAGTTCCACCTCAGCAAG GTAGAGGAGCTGTACGATGCTTACTGTATGCAGCGGCGGCTGAGGGATGGGGCCAGCAAGATGGTGGCAGCCTTTAACTCTGCCACAGGGAGCAAGGAGGCACGGGAGAGCCTGAATGAGGCCAACAGGGGCTACAGGGAGTACACTGAG CACATGTGTTCCCTGGAGAGTGAACTGGAGAACCAGATGGGAGAGTTTCATATCAAGATGAAAG GTCTGGTTGGCTATGCACGGTTGTGTGCAGGAGACCAATATGAG GTCCTGATGCGTTACGGCCGTCAGCGCTGGCGGATGAAAGGTCGTGTGGAGGTCAGCAGTAAACAAGTGTGGGACAGTGAGGACAATGTCTTCCTGCCTCTCATCACAGAGCTCCTGTCAATCAAG GTGACTGAGCTGAAGAGCTTGGCCAATCACGTGGTGGTTGGCAGTGTGTCTTGTGAGACACTTGACCTGTTCTGTCCGCTGCCTCAGACGGTTGCCGTGGATATCAACGACTTGGGGACAGTAAAACTGAACCTAGAGGTCAACTGGAG tccgtTTGATAAAGATGACCAGACCTCATCCTCCAGTACGGTTTCCAAGCGCTTTTTGTCCAATCAGAGCCCTCCAGACACCCCTTCCATGCGCGAGCAGGTGTTTTAT AGCATTTCTCCTCGGAGCAGGGCCAGACTGGGCCAACGCTGGTCAACGTTGGAGGTGTTCCGTGACACCTTGGCAGACAGGCTCTCTCCACCCAGCCGCGTCCACTCACAGTTG TCTCTATTGAGGAGACCAGGGGAGCTGGAGAATGGTACAGTCTGGTCAAACTCCTCTGAATCATCAGACGACTCTTCCAGCCCAGccatgggacacacacacaggatgatgGCCACTCACAGCCTGCAGACCACACCCACTATCCAGATCTCCTTCAACCCCCGCCAATCAAGCGTCTCtaccccatccctctcttccaATCATGAGGAAGGGGAGCCAGGCACCACCAAGGGATTTGGCGAAACAGACTCTGTGAAGTGTACACTGCTGAATGGCCATTTGAAGTGTTCTCGATCTCTCAGCCATATCAGTGAGAGAGCCATAGACTGTGCTTCGACTAACAGGTTGTCTGACCAATCAGTTGAATCCTCTGAAACGCCAGAATCCCTACCCCGCTTAGACCTTGAAGGCTCCTATGTGGCTTCTCACTGCTCTAACCAGGACATGCATGAAGCCTTGGACTTGCCTGAATCTGGGGGCCCAGAGTCATGCGTTTCAACCCCAGTGGATCAGGGTGATGCTCCTCCGGCCTCAACACTGCAGGTTGAGAAGCCTAGGGCTGGAGTAGAGCCTCTTCCCACAGACCGTGTACTgggagagggactgagggaggaAAAGTCCTCCACGGAACACAATCACAGACTCCAATCTACCCAGCCACAAGAGCTAACGCTACCAGAAGAGACAGTGACT GGTCGATCTCACAGTAGGTCCTCCAGCTTCACTCAGGAAGTTGAGACTGCCCTGGAGAGCTTTGATTTTCTCAACTGCTCTGAccttgatgatgatgaagaagaggagaaagaacaagaagaagatgaacaggagagggatgagaaggagaaggaagacaagacaaggGACTCTGCTGATAG TGATGAGTGTGAGGACGATGTTATAGAAATCATTGTCGAGGCCCCTGAAGGCTTCCGGAATGAGGACTGTCCTCCTGTAGATGCAGACTGCAGCTCTGAG GAGGAGAGTAGCGAGCAGCTGCAGGCCTCCAGTGAGACAAGGGATGAGCAGGAGGAAGAAAAGGAGAAAGTGGAAGacaagaaggaggaggagcagattACAGagaaggacatccctgccaggcAGGAGCATG GTGATGAGGCATCCTGTGATGAGGAACCCCGCTCCATCCCCAGCATAATGGCCACCACTGTCCTTTAA